TGGGTCTACGAGTACGAGATCCTCTATGTCCAGTAGACCGGCGTACCAAGGGGAGGGCACGAACGAAGAGTACGCAGCGTCCGCTTCGCCCTCCTCCGATATAAAACTACTCGACATGCTGGACGACATGCTCTCTTGAGTAACACCGGACAGGCCGATCTTTTCGTTCACGTTGTTCGTAATGTCTCCGTGACACATTAACTTTAAGAAAGGACGGGACAACGGTAAATCTACCAATCTATTATCCTGCAAAACTTTCGCCAGGAACACACCCAAGAACCAAAAGTATCGAACGGCACGATCACAAGCGGCGGAGTCCTGCGGCAGAGGGGCAGGGAACAGTCCGCTCGGTCGTGTCACGTAATACCCTGCGGGTCGGACCTGGTCACCGGAAACTCTGGTCTGTTCCGTCTCGGGAGTTTCCTCGTCGTCGCACAACCACAGACCTAAGTCTTTGCGCTGCAGTTCTGCGGCGACCAATGCGAAAAATTCTAATGTCGGTCCGAGACCGGTTCCCTCTTCGCCAACGAATTCTACTTCTAGTATGCTCTTCCGACTTGCGTGTACCTGCAATGACGAATGAGATGTCACGAGGAAGATTTATGAAGATTAATAACGACTACGTAAAAAGCGAATACCATTAGAGCTGATAAATCAAGATTAACTTTACCTTTAGTACTTGTTCTGCCCAGTCTAATAATTTCTCTCCCCTAGGTACACTGACTCTTTCGTGTTTAAGCCTGCCTACGCGAAACTCATTGCTATCATCGCGTCGGGGACTCAGCCCAGGCGCTCTTTGTCTTTCTAGAACGGCATCCCTCTGCGTCTGAAGCCACACGATCGACCGTGACGCCCCAAAAGCGGTGCAACTGAAGTACAGTCGCCTGGTCTCGAAAGGTAGCAAAAATGGACAACTTCTAGCGAGCTCTTCGCACCAGTTCGGCAATGCTCCGGCAGCTAAGGCCAACGGGTCTTGTATCTGTTGGACTATCTTGTTCGTAATTTTCTTCGAGGTGAAGTCATCGGGGTGAACGTAACACGTCGACTCTTCGGACTCTTCGCTCTCTATGTGTTTACCGTCGTCGCGAGTCGTGCTCAATACGTAAACGTGCCTTAGAAGTTGCAGAACGTCTTCCACGGTGCACACCGATGAATTCTGGGTAGCGTTGCGGGAGTACAGTGTCACGATTGGCGTTGCTCTTCCCGATGACTCTTCGTCCCTGGATTCTttgtatattattctataaatgaGACACAAGAAGGTCAAGTATTCGGAATTGTATGCTTCTGATTAAGATGCCACGTTAAGGTGTTAAATACATACGTATAATTTGGTTCCCATATTCTTTTCAGCTTCTCCTGTCGACTTCCTAATTCGGTTAACTGCATTAGCTCCTGCACCGCTTGGAAGATAGTGGCATGGGGTTCTATAAGTGGCAGTTCAACATCTGGCACACCCGGAAGACCCGGACCCTTCAACGTTAAGGAAAGCCTAGGCATTGGCAACGAGCCTACGCGAGCACTGGACTGAGTTTCGCTGCCAGGTGGTGGAACTTCTAAGTCTGTTGTCTGTCGACAAAATTATATGATAAGAATAAAAGGATTTCCGTCTGATCGTGGgctgtaattatttatactgaCTTGATTAACATTTGTTCGACCGGGTCGAGGATCGAAAGCAGGAATCAAGGCTGAGAATTGACGCTTCAAGACGAACTCGTCGTCCCAAGCGCGACTCTTGCTACTCTGAGAAGCTTCTTCTTCCATAAATGTTGCTAATAAATTGCGGTGTACCATTACTTCTTCGTAATCTCCTTCACAGACGTCACCTTCCTCTTCGTTCTCTTCATCATCCTCCTAAGCagatataagaaataaaaatgattcaaaattATACCATGGCTATGTTAGTGGATTGTATGTTTATGAACCTACCTCTTGATCATGATCATCGTTATCCTCTTCTTCCTCGAGAGCGACGTCCTCGTCGTCCTCCAATTCTGTCACCAGAGTTGGTCTGTTAATTATCCTCGCTCCACTGGCGCTAGAACTTGCAACTCCTCCGCACGACTCCAGGAAGTCCTCGAGACTCACCTGTAGCAATAACTGcgtattacattatataaaatcatacacTTAATGTTTGATCTTATATACGCAAATAATTGTGTTAAAAAATGTTCGAATGAGATCATTTGAAATGCACATCAAATGTTTACCTGTTCACTGTCGCTGCTCGTACTGGTCAGTGACATTGTGAGCGCTTGTCCTAAGCCGGCCCCTGTCGTCGTCGTGACACCGCTGCCTGCCACTTGGCCGCTACTGGTCAAACTCGGATAGCTTTGCGCGGTACTTAACAAACCACCGGGGAAATTGGGATTCAAGGCAAGACGAACTAAGCTTGACACAGAATTAGGTCCGCGGGAATTTGAACCAGTATTGGAATTAGAAGCAATATGTGGTCCGCCTGTAGGTCCTAAGAGAGTACGCTTTGTTAGTATGATGTCATGAATGATACTCGACGATAATTAAGAAATGAACGACAATTAATAGTAGTGAAACAATCTGAATATTCTCTAGCAATATTTCACGAACACTAACCAAATGTACGCCTCCGAGTCATTGCGTTAAAAGTACCCAATAAACCAGTAGCAGTAGTTGGTTCCAAAGTATTGCTAGCGTCTGAACAAGCGAGGTTGGGGACAGACACGGACATGGGATTGGTCACGACAACAGGACATCCTCCAGTTGTGTTTTGCGTAGATGAGCTAGCTTCTTTGTCCCGACTGCATTCTTTGGTAGCTAGTTCAGTGAAAATGTAACAGGTGAGTTAAAAACGCAGGGAGTCGTATGGAGTTTTACACGAGTAAGCTACACGTGCTTCAGGGGATAGCAGTATAAATCATTAGTTTCTACGATTATTTCTGCTCAGACAATGAGAAGAAGGCAATGGAAATTATGCTATTGCCATACCATCTGCAACCGCGAAGTGATGTCTTTGAACAGGTTTTATCCTCAACGAATTCTCCTCCGACTCGCCTGACACGCTAATTCTAACGGGCACTAAACTAAGTAACTCTCCACTTAAAAAGCTATTAGTATTATTGCGTAGCCTGTCAGCTCCTTCTCTGACACGGTCCAGTGCTTCAGCAGCTTCGAGTAAGCTTGTCACTGGCTGTAAGTGTATTCGAATAGAGAATTAGTATAAACGCTATACAATGTATCATATATACTTCATTGATAATTATGTAAGTGCCACACCTTGTTCCCTCGCACAGTGGTAAGCAATGGTTTCGAACTACTAGATGCACGATTGCTGTTACTGTTGGTGGAACAGTCAGTGTTAAGCGCAAGACTCTCAACGATTGTTGCCAGATCACTTGTCACAGTAGTGTCAGGCCTTGGATGTAACACAACGGACAATTCGCTTGTCGAGTTTGCTCCACCTTCGCCGGTTACAGCGACAACCGCTTCAGCACGAGCAACCGACAACACACTCTCTGCTATCGATTCAGCGGACTCCTGCTCGTAAAAAAGACAAAATTGAAGCTACTTTAAACAAGTGTACGAGGTTCTACATTAATCAATACATGTCGATAAGTAACAATACCTCAAGCCTTTGTACGAACAACAATTAGAAAAAAACACACTTCTAGCTGTATACAACGGAATCTCGACTGTACCTTAGCTGCCAGATTATCCGCGCTCGCAGCCTGATCCGTAGACGCCACCGAGCCCCGCATCACAGTGTCAGTGCAATCCGGTAAACTGGGAGTACTGCTAGATTTTCGTCCCGTTAACACGCCAGCACCAGTCTTGCCTTTCGCCCCGTTATCTGTATCGAAACCTGCACCGACAAGTCTTAAATCATATTTTCCTTCTGCGCCCATTCTGTACGAATTGGAACCGCCGTGATCCCACGTTACGTCTATCCAACCATTATGCAATTCTCCTGTTACAGTACCTTCACCTGAGACAACAAAGATACAACTTGTTAGCCCGAAGGGTAGCGACATTAAACGAATTACTTAGGATGCAACAATACCTTGCGGTACGCCATCCTGCTCCCTCCACTTCCAATCCAAGCCTCTAGCGACTCTAGCACCCGCGACTAAGTGACGCAGTACTTGGGATTTGATAAATCTTCTCAGTCTTCGGATTCCGGCTTCAGCCTCCCTAGCAGCGCGACCCAAGTCTTCACATACCCCGGTAACTTCACCATAAACTTCGAATCCAGACACGGACAAATAATGCGTTTGCCCGGAGGAGTTCTTTCCAATTTGTTGCAACCGCAGATGACGCCAGCCTTGGGTCTCATCCGTCGGCAGTTCTAACTGCCAAGTGGCTGTGTTGCCAGGATCATTCAACGACGTGTCGTCAACGTGAGCGTAAAGATTCGTCCAAGTTACACCGTCTTTAGAGGCCTGGAACAGCCAGTTTCGCAGAGCGCTTCTACCGTAGCCTTTCGCGTGTCTCAGTGTGTAAGCACTTGGGATGATCCAGACTCCTAAGTCAATGGAAAACCAGGCACGCTTATCGTCGTTCGTGTGACAATTTAACGCGGACGGATCGCGGCTCAGAATGTCTTCGAGGTGGCCGTAAGGCAAGTTTCTTCCGTCGCTGGACGTGACGACGACCAAGCCGTACTGACCGGGGTTCACCCATTCGGAACAAGTTTTCGCATTCGTACCGATCCAGTACAGCAAGCCATTCTCATCGAAGTCGTattgatatttaaatgtaattttattacccTCCTTCAGTTTCTTTACAAATGTAAATGTGGATCTATCGTGATCGTACCACTGTTTAGCTACCATCCTTAGTAAATGATTCTCTAATTGTTGTATGGTACTCAACGGCTCCATTTTTAAGCTGCGACCAGACCTGTCTATCAGGGAGCTTTCTCCGGCCGCTTTTTCCAACCGGAAGCGCAGTCTTCTGGTCAGAATCTGCAAGCCATAGCCAGAGCCTGGTGTATCGTACAAGTAGACCGGTAATTTCTCGATGGACTCTAAGACCGAAACTAATTTATGAACTAGAATCTTAGCCGAGTTATGCTCCTTATTCACATCCGCTGCGTGGAAGCAACTTTTAAATACTGCTATTCGTTGCATTCTGAGCTTGGTCGCTCTTAATGTCGGCGGCTGCGGCCCCGGCGGAGCTGCTAATAGAACGAGTAACGCTTGAACTAAGCCACTAGAATGCAGCTCGTACGCGGAGACTTTCCCCTCTTcgtttaataaaagtttcagttCCTCTAGCGCACTTTGCAATATGTTACGCCATTCTCGGTTCCCAGACTGTTGCTTCTGACAAGCCTTTTCTATCTGATTGACAATGGCTCCCAACTTAGCAACCACTCCGCGCGGCTGAGCCTGGGCAGCTTTGAAATATCGCTCATAAATGTCCTGAGCTTGCATTTTAACTTTTTGTTTAATGGCTTCTATCTTGGATCTCAATCTCTTTCCTCTTTTGCCTGCCCAGCCAGCTGAAAATTCTGGGCCTGAAAATGAATACAGATGAGattaaataatacagtaatTAATTAGAGTCAGATATTGTCAACAGAAATTGTCTGCTCACTTACCTAAGCTTGTTTCTGCCGTGAAGGAATGCTTTGTACCCCGATTTGACTCAAAAATAAATCCTGGCAAATCCTCTCTTAAAATGGTTACCTGCAAACTGTCGCTGTTATGTATGCCCAGTACGCTTTCTCTTCTACTGGATAATGCCCAATTCCCCACGATCAGCCGGGTTGTACCAGGACGCGACAGAACAGGCTGACTCACAGAATTTGGTTTCACTTGACTACGAGCTCTTTGCAATTTCTCCAAGAATTCGCCACGGTTCTCTGCAATGTATACGTCCCAGTGATTTATACGGTCAATCTGGCCACAGTTGGTGCGAAGATATCGAATGAACCGAATAATGTTATGGCAGAGAATGTTTCAGGTCATGCAGAAATAAAGGAGTTTGTCATGCATGCGACTGATGATTTACATTGAAGGTTAGGACAGCGTGCACAACTAGGAGAGCCGAACATGTATGTACCTACCTTCGGTGGTAAGCGACTCAGTGTTCCTCCCTTTTCCTGTAGGCAGTTAGTAAAACCAGTTATTTACTAAACTATTCCCCTCGCGGAAGTTAATCACAAATGAACAAGATATAACATAAATAAGAAGTGAATTTGAACAGAGCCAAACTTATTTGGCGCGAAGGGTGTAAAGGAGGTGAGGGAACACTTCAACAAGAAAGACAATGGCAAGATGGACAAGACGTGATGAATTTTGATGTTGATGTCATAGGAAGGAAAAAACACACCTGACGTATCTGTTCCTCCTTCGGGGCTTCCACTGGAATACATTGTTGCCAGTTTCCCATCAAGTATAAACCGAAACCATCCATTGCTTCCGTTTGATAATTCTAAGGCAGCTGCATCAGACCAGACGTACAAACAATCACGTCCTCTGCAGATACACCAATCTCTCCAATGATAAGCTCTCCCGACTAAAAGTTCTCTTGCATCTTCCATTCTCTGCTCTTCCCCGGATTGATTTGATTCCGCTTCCGGTTCAGGTGTATTTTCTTTCGGCCCAGCTAGCGCAGCAACTTTCGAAAAGACTCCCAAACGAGCGAAATGTTCTAGAAACTCATCTTTGCTTTTTATCATCAAATCTTGTATCATTTGCAAAACCACTAAGTGTCCATCTTCGTCCTCCTAttcagattaaaataaaaaaaaaaaggaacggttTAGTAACAGTAATGCCAATCGAAATCAGAATCCGGTTAAATTAAACAGATATTTCTGGTCCTTCTTTCTTGATTTAATGCAAAAGTGAGTACTACACAAGTTTCTACAGATTGTCTGTGGTTGTCTCATTGAGTATGTAACACCAATAGAACGgcacaatttgatttatcaaCAAAACGATTAcgcgatttcaatgaaattacaagCAAATAATGCCCATTAATCCCATCAGCAGCAGGCAGACAGTCGACAGAAGTGGACAACCAGCTTTACATCGAATCCTTCGTTACATATACCTATTCTGTACAACAAACTCCACTCTCCATTCACTGAATACCTCTGAACAACTTTCATTTTGAAAAACTTTTTTAGAACTTCTTGCCCTAACTGTCCTCTTATGTCACGTTCTGTgctaaaatataaattgctCGTTGGGccatgtataaatattaatgcataTAGCTAAAAAAAGTCTCCACTCCATATTgtggatattttttttttttatagtgacgcaaaatatatttacacgaAAACGAACGTTTTGTCAGAATAGAAGTAAGACATGCTTACGTATGTTAGACATCACGccttatataaatcatataatgaATGCAatatgttaatgaaatatttgcgTAGTTATTAATCaaatcagagaaaaaaaaaatttaggGGTATCACGAGTAGCATATGGGGTACACAAAGGGTCTTCCAACTAGCGATTGGCAAATATAGAATTAGACGTTACCGTCTTATCAACAATGTAGTTCAGGGGACTGGAAGACTTGCGCGATGAGAGGCAACGCAATTTTGGGCCAATATACGGCTTGAGAGGCGgaggtggtggtgatggtgttTTTAACTCAAGCTCCTGTGAACAGTCTTAACTAAATCACTAGAATTGTCTGTTTggctgcctgcctgcctgcatGAGTACTGAGGTATACAAAATACGTTATTAACTAGTCCTGAAATAGTAACTTAACTTGTTTATATGTAAATAGGAcctaaagaaatatataaaagataatattctgaatatatagatatgtatatacgtataaatattaCATGTCCTAGACTTACCTCGTTATCTAGTACATTGGCGATCACCTCTACAAGCATAGCGCCGCAATCTCCT
This genomic window from Nomia melanderi isolate GNS246 chromosome 9, iyNomMela1, whole genome shotgun sequence contains:
- the Ufd4 gene encoding ubiquitin fusion-degradation 4-like isoform X2; the protein is MADVDPETLLEWLSMGQGDERDMQLIALEQLCMLLLMSDNVDRCFECCPPRTFLPALCRIFLDELAPDSVLEVTARAITYYLDVSAECTRRVVAMEGAVKAICSRLSGAGLGSRTSRDLAEQCIKVLELVCAREAGAVFEAGGLPCALCFIREHGARVHRDTLHSAMAVVTRLCGKVEPQDKSLPDCVEALSTLLRHEDAHVADGALRCFASLADRFSRRNTDPAPLACNGLVSELLHRLSNAAGPGTSVAATSGNPKTPPPSSTASTIPVPEAKSCASVSTIISLLSTLCRGSPSITHDLLRSELPDAIEKALKGDERCALDSMRLVDLLLVLLFEGRSALGRNATGGSSGPLLPRLRRLDSAGEKSHRQLIDCIRSKDTDALIEAIDSGGIEVNFMDDVGQTLLNWASAFGTQEMVEFLCDRGADVNKGQRSSSLHYAACFGRPAIAKVLLKHGANPDLRDEDGKTPLDKARERVDEGHREVAAILQSPGEWMLPNQEHRKPETESEFTEPKGDPEMAPVYLKRLLPVFCATFQSSMLPSVRKASLSLIRKMVHYIQPDLLVETCGSDSTGDCGAMLVEVIANVLDNEELELKTPSPPPPPLKPYIGPKLRCLSSRKSSSPLNYIVDKTEDEDGHLVVLQMIQDLMIKSKDEFLEHFARLGVFSKVAALAGPKENTPEPEAESNQSGEEQRMEDARELLVGRAYHWRDWCICRGRDCLYVWSDAAALELSNGSNGWFRFILDGKLATMYSSGSPEGGTDTSGKGRNTESLTTEENRGEFLEKLQRARSQVKPNSVSQPVLSRPGTTRLIVGNWALSSRRESVLGIHNSDSLQVTILREDLPGFIFESNRGTKHSFTAETSLGPEFSAGWAGKRGKRLRSKIEAIKQKVKMQAQDIYERYFKAAQAQPRGVVAKLGAIVNQIEKACQKQQSGNREWRNILQSALEELKLLLNEEGKVSAYELHSSGLVQALLVLLAAPPGPQPPTLRATKLRMQRIAVFKSCFHAADVNKEHNSAKILVHKLVSVLESIEKLPVYLYDTPGSGYGLQILTRRLRFRLEKAAGESSLIDRSGRSLKMEPLSTIQQLENHLLRMVAKQWYDHDRSTFTFVKKLKEGNKITFKYQYDFDENGLLYWIGTNAKTCSEWVNPGQYGLVVVTSSDGRNLPYGHLEDILSRDPSALNCHTNDDKRAWFSIDLGVWIIPSAYTLRHAKGYGRSALRNWLFQASKDGVTWTNLYAHVDDTSLNDPGNTATWQLELPTDETQGWRHLRLQQIGKNSSGQTHYLSVSGFEVYGEVTGVCEDLGRAAREAEAGIRRLRRFIKSQVLRHLVAGARVARGLDWKWREQDGVPQGEGTVTGELHNGWIDVTWDHGGSNSYRMGAEGKYDLRLVGAGFDTDNGAKGKTGAGVLTGRKSSSTPSLPDCTDTVMRGSVASTDQAASADNLAAKESAESIAESVLSVARAEAVVAVTGEGGANSTSELSVVLHPRPDTTVTSDLATIVESLALNTDCSTNSNSNRASSSSKPLLTTVRGNKPVTSLLEAAEALDRVREGADRLRNNTNSFLSGELLSLVPVRISVSGESEENSLRIKPVQRHHFAVADATKECSRDKEASSSTQNTTGGCPVVVTNPMSVSVPNLACSDASNTLEPTTATGLLGTFNAMTRRRTFGPTGGPHIASNSNTGSNSRGPNSVSSLVRLALNPNFPGGLLSTAQSYPSLTSSGQVAGSGVTTTTGAGLGQALTMSLTSTSSDSEQVSLEDFLESCGGVASSSASGARIINRPTLVTELEDDEDVALEEEEDNDDHDQEEDDEENEEEGDVCEGDYEEVMVHRNLLATFMEEEASQSSKSRAWDDEFVLKRQFSALIPAFDPRPGRTNVNQTTDLEVPPPGSETQSSARVGSLPMPRLSLTLKGPGLPGVPDVELPLIEPHATIFQAVQELMQLTELGSRQEKLKRIWEPNYTIIYKESRDEESSGRATPIVTLYSRNATQNSSVCTVEDVLQLLRHVYVLSTTRDDGKHIESEESEESTCYVHPDDFTSKKITNKIVQQIQDPLALAAGALPNWCEELARSCPFLLPFETRRLYFSCTAFGASRSIVWLQTQRDAVLERQRAPGLSPRRDDSNEFRVGRLKHERVSVPRGEKLLDWAEQVLKVHASRKSILEVEFVGEEGTGLGPTLEFFALVAAELQRKDLGLWLCDDEETPETEQTRVSGDQVRPAGYYVTRPSGLFPAPLPQDSAACDRAVRYFWFLGVFLAKVLQDNRLVDLPLSRPFLKLMCHGDITNNVNEKIGLSGVTQESMSSSMSSSFISEEGEADAAYSSFVPSPWYAGLLDIEDLVLVDPVRGDFLKEIQTATAKRDRTFSDGRSSADEETSLNITHPSGMSVPIEDLALTMTYSPSSKVFGHDQVELVDGGAEVTITMDNAREYADLTNNYCLDRGIARQLESFKSGFSKVFPMEKLHAFSPEEIRAMLCGEQNPQWTREDLLNYTEPKLGYTRESPGFQRFVNVLVSLTGPERKAFLQFATGCSALPPGGLCNLHPRLTVVRKVDAGSGGYPSVNTCVHYLKLPEYPTEEILKERLLAATRERGFHLN
- the Ufd4 gene encoding ubiquitin fusion-degradation 4-like isoform X6, which encodes MADVDPETLLEWLSMGQGDERDMQLIALEQLCMLLLMSDNVDRCFECCPPRTFLPALCRIFLDELAPDSVLEVTARAITYYLDVSAECTRRVVAMEGAVKAICSRLSGAGLGSRTSRDLAEQCIKVLELVCAREAGAVFEAGGLPCALCFIREHGARVHRDTLHSAMAVVTRLCGKVEPQDKSLPDCVEALSTLLRHEDAHVADGALRCFASLADRFSRRNTDPAPLACNGLVSELLHRLSNAAGPGTSVAATSGNPKTPPPSSTASTIPVPEAKSCASVSTIISLLSTLCRGSPSITHDLLRSELPDAIEKALKGDERCALDSMRLVDLLLVLLFEGRSALGRNATGGSSGPLLPRLRRLDSAGEKSHRQLIDCIRSKDTDALIEAIDSGGIEVNFMDDVGQTLLNWASAFGTQEMVEFLCDRGADVNKGQRSSSLHYAACFGRPAIAKVLLKHGANPDLRDEDGKTPLDKARERVDEGHREVAAILQSPGEWMLPNQEHRKPETESEFTEPKGDPEMAPVYLKRLLPVFCATFQSSMLPSVRKASLSLIRKMVHYIQPDLLVETCGSDSTGDCGAMLVEVIANVLDNEELELKTPSPPPPPLKPYIGPKLRCLSSRKSSSPLNYIVDKTEDEDGHLVVLQMIQDLMIKSKDEFLEHFARLGVFSKVAALAGPKENTPEPEAESNQSGEEQRMEDARELLVGRAYHWRDWCICRGRDCLYVWSDAAALELSNGSNGWFRFILDGKLATMYSSGSPEGGTDTSGKGRNTESLTTEENRGEFLEKLQRARSQVKPNSVSQPVLSRPGTTRLIVGNWALSSRRESVLGIHNSDSLQVTILREDLPGFIFESNRGTKHSFTAETSLGPEFSAGWAGKRGKRLRSKIEAIKQKVKMQAQDIYERYFKAAQAQPRGVVAKLGAIVNQIEKACQKQQSGNREWRNILQSALEELKLLLNEEGKVSAYELHSSGLVQALLVLLAAPPGPQPPTLRATKLRMQRIAVFKSCFHAADVNKEHNSAKILVHKLVSVLESIEKLPVYLYDTPGSGYGLQILTRRLRFRLEKAAGESSLIDRSGRSLKMEPLSTIQQLENHLLRMVAKQWYDHDRSTFTFVKKLKEGNKITFKYQYDFDENGLLYWIGTNAKTCSEWVNPGQYGLVVVTSSDGRNLPYGHLEDILSRDPSALNCHTNDDKRAWFSIDLGVWIIPSAYTLRHAKGYGRSALRNWLFQASKDGVTWTNLYAHVDDTSLNDPGNTATWQLELPTDETQGWRHLRLQQIGKNSSGQTHYLSVSGFEVYGEVTGVCEDLGRAAREAEAGIRRLRRFIKSQVLRHLVAGARVARGLDWKWREQDGVPQGEGTVTGELHNGWIDVTWDHGGSNSYRMGAEGKYDLRLVGAGFDTDNGAKGKTGAGVLTGRKSSSTPSLPDCTDTVMRGSVASTDQAASADNLAAKVSLEDFLESCGGVASSSASGARIINRPTLVTELEDDEDVALEEEEDNDDHDQEEDDEENEEEGDVCEGDYEEVMVHRNLLATFMEEEASQSSKSRAWDDEFVLKRQFSALIPAFDPRPGRTNVNQTTDLEVPPPGSETQSSARVGSLPMPRLSLTLKGPGLPGVPDVELPLIEPHATIFQAVQELMQLTELGSRQEKLKRIWEPNYTIIYKESRDEESSGRATPIVTLYSRNATQNSSVCTVEDVLQLLRHVYVLSTTRDDGKHIESEESEESTCYVHPDDFTSKKITNKIVQQIQDPLALAAGALPNWCEELARSCPFLLPFETRRLYFSCTAFGASRSIVWLQTQRDAVLERQRAPGLSPRRDDSNEFRVGRLKHERVSVPRGEKLLDWAEQVLKVHASRKSILEVEFVGEEGTGLGPTLEFFALVAAELQRKDLGLWLCDDEETPETEQTRVSGDQVRPAGYYVTRPSGLFPAPLPQDSAACDRAVRYFWFLGVFLAKVLQDNRLVDLPLSRPFLKLMCHGDITNNVNEKIGLSGVTQESMSSSMSSSFISEEGEADAAYSSFVPSPWYAGLLDIEDLVLVDPVRGDFLKEIQTATAKRDRTFSDGRSSADEETSLNITHPSGMSVPIEDLALTMTYSPSSKVFGHDQVELVDGGAEVTITMDNAREYADLTNNYCLDRGIARQLESFKSGFSKVFPMEKLHAFSPEEIRAMLCGEQNPQWTREDLLNYTEPKLGYTRESPGFQRFVNVLVSLTGPERKAFLQFATGCSALPPGGLCNLHPRLTVVRKVDAGSGGYPSVNTCVHYLKLPEYPTEEILKERLLAATRERGFHLN
- the Ufd4 gene encoding ubiquitin fusion-degradation 4-like isoform X1, coding for MADVDPETLLEWLSMGQGDERDMQLIALEQLCMLLLMSDNVDRCFECCPPRTFLPALCRIFLDELAPDSVLEVTARAITYYLDVSAECTRRVVAMEGAVKAICSRLSGAGLGSRTSRDLAEQCIKVLELVCAREAGAVFEAGGLPCALCFIREHGARVHRDTLHSAMAVVTRLCGKVEPQDKSLPDCVEALSTLLRHEDAHVADGALRCFASLADRFSRRNTDPAPLACNGLVSELLHRLSNAAGPGTSVAATSGNPKTPPPSSTASTIPVPEAKSCASVSTIISLLSTLCRGSPSITHDLLRSELPDAIEKALKGDERCALDSMRLVDLLLVLLFEGRSALGRNATGGSSGPLLPRLRRLDSAGEKSHRQLIDCIRSKDTDALIEAIDSGGIEVNFMDDVGQTLLNWASAFGTQEMVEFLCDRGADVNKGQRSSSLHYAACFGRPAIAKVLLKHGANPDLRDEDGKTPLDKARERVDEGHREVAAILQSPGEWMLPNQEHRKPETESEFTEPKGDPEMAPVYLKRLLPVFCATFQSSMLPSVRKASLSLIRKMVHYIQPDLLVETCGSDSTGDCGAMLVEVIANVLDNEELELKTPSPPPPPLKPYIGPKLRCLSSRKSSSPLNYIVDKTEDEDGHLVVLQMIQDLMIKSKDEFLEHFARLGVFSKVAALAGPKENTPEPEAESNQSGEEQRMEDARELLVGRAYHWRDWCICRGRDCLYVWSDAAALELSNGSNGWFRFILDGKLATMYSSGSPEGGTDTSGKGRNTESLTTEENRGEFLEKLQRARSQVKPNSVSQPVLSRPGTTRLIVGNWALSSRRESVLGIHNSDSLQVTILREDLPGFIFESNRGTKHSFTAETSLGPEFSAGWAGKRGKRLRSKIEAIKQKVKMQAQDIYERYFKAAQAQPRGVVAKLGAIVNQIEKACQKQQSGNREWRNILQSALEELKLLLNEEGKVSAYELHSSGLVQALLVLLAAPPGPQPPTLRATKLRMQRIAVFKSCFHAADVNKEHNSAKILVHKLVSVLESIEKLPVYLYDTPGSGYGLQILTRRLRFRLEKAAGESSLIDRSGRSLKMEPLSTIQQLENHLLRMVAKQWYDHDRSTFTFVKKLKEGNKITFKYQYDFDENGLLYWIGTNAKTCSEWVNPGQYGLVVVTSSDGRNLPYGHLEDILSRDPSALNCHTNDDKRAWFSIDLGVWIIPSAYTLRHAKGYGRSALRNWLFQASKDGVTWTNLYAHVDDTSLNDPGNTATWQLELPTDETQGWRHLRLQQIGKNSSGQTHYLSVSGFEVYGEVTGVCEDLGRAAREAEAGIRRLRRFIKSQVLRHLVAGARVARGLDWKWREQDGVPQGEGTVTGELHNGWIDVTWDHGGSNSYRMGAEGKYDLRLVGAGFDTDNGAKGKTGAGVLTGRKSSSTPSLPDCTDTVMRGSVASTDQAASADNLAAKESAESIAESVLSVARAEAVVAVTGEGGANSTSELSVVLHPRPDTTVTSDLATIVESLALNTDCSTNSNSNRASSSSKPLLTTVRGNKPVTSLLEAAEALDRVREGADRLRNNTNSFLSGELLSLVPVRISVSGESEENSLRIKPVQRHHFAVADATKECSRDKEASSSTQNTTGGCPVVVTNPMSVSVPNLACSDASNTLEPTTATGLLGTFNAMTRRRTFGPTGGPHIASNSNTGSNSRGPNSVSSLVRLALNPNFPGGLLSTAQSYPSLTSSGQVAGSGVTTTTGAGLGQALTMSLTSTSSDSEQLLLQVSLEDFLESCGGVASSSASGARIINRPTLVTELEDDEDVALEEEEDNDDHDQEEDDEENEEEGDVCEGDYEEVMVHRNLLATFMEEEASQSSKSRAWDDEFVLKRQFSALIPAFDPRPGRTNVNQTTDLEVPPPGSETQSSARVGSLPMPRLSLTLKGPGLPGVPDVELPLIEPHATIFQAVQELMQLTELGSRQEKLKRIWEPNYTIIYKESRDEESSGRATPIVTLYSRNATQNSSVCTVEDVLQLLRHVYVLSTTRDDGKHIESEESEESTCYVHPDDFTSKKITNKIVQQIQDPLALAAGALPNWCEELARSCPFLLPFETRRLYFSCTAFGASRSIVWLQTQRDAVLERQRAPGLSPRRDDSNEFRVGRLKHERVSVPRGEKLLDWAEQVLKVHASRKSILEVEFVGEEGTGLGPTLEFFALVAAELQRKDLGLWLCDDEETPETEQTRVSGDQVRPAGYYVTRPSGLFPAPLPQDSAACDRAVRYFWFLGVFLAKVLQDNRLVDLPLSRPFLKLMCHGDITNNVNEKIGLSGVTQESMSSSMSSSFISEEGEADAAYSSFVPSPWYAGLLDIEDLVLVDPVRGDFLKEIQTATAKRDRTFSDGRSSADEETSLNITHPSGMSVPIEDLALTMTYSPSSKVFGHDQVELVDGGAEVTITMDNAREYADLTNNYCLDRGIARQLESFKSGFSKVFPMEKLHAFSPEEIRAMLCGEQNPQWTREDLLNYTEPKLGYTRESPGFQRFVNVLVSLTGPERKAFLQFATGCSALPPGGLCNLHPRLTVVRKVDAGSGGYPSVNTCVHYLKLPEYPTEEILKERLLAATRERGFHLN